In Erigeron canadensis isolate Cc75 chromosome 7, C_canadensis_v1, whole genome shotgun sequence, one DNA window encodes the following:
- the LOC122607175 gene encoding elongation factor 1-delta-like, translating to MAPTFYVGSEAGLKKLDEYLLSRSYITGYQASKDDLIVHAAFTKPPSSNYVNVSRWYNHITALLRISGVTAEGSGVVVEGSASFPETNGHASKTNGHASAADSKAAADEDDDSDVDLFGEETEEEKKAAEERAAAVKESGKKKESGKSSVLLDVKPWDDETDMQKLEEAIRSVQMEGLHWGASKLVPVGYGIKKLQIMMTIVDDLVSVDSLIEEKFTVEPINEYVQSCDIVAFNKI from the exons ATGGCACCTACATTTTATGTTGGTTCTGAAGCTGGCCTCAAGAAGCTGGATGAGTACCTGTTGTCTCGTAGTTACATCACCGG ATACCAAGCCTCGAAGGATGATCTCATTGTTCATGCAGCTTTCACAAAGCCTCCGTCATCCAACTATGTCAATGTATCTCGTTGGTACAATCACATCACGGCTCTTCTCAGGATTTC TGGTGTAACTGCTGAAGGCAGTGGTGTTGTTGTCGAGGGATCTGCTTCTTTCCCAGAGACTAATGGACATGCTTCCAAGACTAATGGACATGCTTCTGCTGCTGACTCAAAG GCTGCAGCAGATGAGGATGACGATAGTGATGTAGATCTTTTCGGTGAGGAGACAGAGGAGGAAAAGAAGGCCGCCGAAGAGCGTGCAGCTGCAGTGAAAGAATCTGGTAAAAAGAAAGAAT CTGGGAAGTCTTCGGTCCTGTTAGATGTGAAGCCTTGGGATGATGAGACAGACATGCAAAAGCTTGAGGAAGCCATCAGAAGTGTTCAAATGGAAGGCTTACATTGGGGTGCAT CAAAGTTGGTACCAGTTGGATATGGTATTAAGAAGCTCCAGATCATGATGACCATTGTGGACGACCTGGTGTCTGTCGACTCACTGATTGAAGAGAAGTTTACTGTGGAGCCCATTAATGAATATGTTCAAAGCTGTGATATCGTAGCCTTCAACAAGATCT AA
- the LOC122607345 gene encoding SKP1-like protein 1, with protein MASENKSSTIILKSSDGETFEVDEAVALESQTIKHMIEDQCADTAIPLPNVTSKILSKVIEYCKKHVEHKADDDKPAEDDLKSFDAEFVKVEQGTLFDLILAANYLNIKSLLDLTCQTVADMIKGKSPEDIRKQFNIKNDFTPEEEEEVRRENAWAFE; from the exons ATGGCATCTGAAAACAAATCGTCGACGATTATTCTCAAAAGTTCCGACGGCGAGACCTTCGAGGTCGACGAGGCCGTCGCTCTCGAGTCGCAAACCATAAAGCATATGATCGAGGATCAATGCGCCGATACCGCCATCCCTTTGCCGAACGTCACAAGTAAGATCTTGTCGAAAGTTATCGAGTATTGTAAAAAGCACGTTGAACACAAAGCTGACGATGACAAGCCTGCTGAAGACGATTTGAAATCTTTTGATGCTGAGTTCGTTAAAGTCGAACAGGGCACTCTCTTTGACCTCATCTTG GCTGCTAATTATCTGAACATTAAGAGCTTGCTGGACTTGACCTGTCAAACAGTAGCCGACATGATAAAAGGCAAGAGCCCCGAGGATATCCGCAAGCAGTTCAACATCAAGAACGATTTCACCCCCGAAGAGGAAGAGGAGGTTCGCCGTGAGAATGCCTGGGCTTTTGAATAA